From the Acetobacter aceti genome, one window contains:
- a CDS encoding type II and III secretion system protein family protein → MNMSNIKNILKFSAVSLFSFLVVVNEIHVAQARSSSSIILEVGNGKLIELDSSVTSAFAADPKIAEVRPANSKTLFVFGTGVGRTTISAVNGEGHPVGQYDIVVNPSQYAAHQVKEIATQSSGVNYGSRAGQNGLDLTGNAPNPENGERAWEMAKDQAGKADVYDHVRLKDSTQVNLQVQIVEMSRQLVREIGVEWQNMNALGTSAVIGLATKNPLAALASSQSSFAFLSRFKIGGKQTTLETIIDALAQDQLVHMLAEPNLTTSSGEPASFLVGGEYPIPISSYNNTVSVQFKQYGISLSFVPTVLSGGRINLHVRPEVSQLSSNGAVSFGEGNASISIPAITVSRADTTIELGSGQSFAIAGLFQDNTTTQGLGLPGLGDIPILGALFKSNSFQHNQSELVIIVTPYIVKPVSNPDLLSKPNDHWSAPDDYQRVFQMSQTGGRRKGIEKNAGNKAEERIPSDVGFMVD, encoded by the coding sequence ATGAACATGAGTAATATAAAAAATATATTGAAATTTTCTGCTGTCAGTTTGTTTTCTTTTCTGGTGGTGGTAAACGAAATTCACGTAGCTCAAGCAAGGTCATCTTCAAGCATTATTCTTGAAGTAGGCAATGGTAAACTCATTGAATTGGATTCGAGCGTTACCAGCGCATTCGCGGCTGATCCAAAGATTGCTGAAGTAAGACCGGCAAATTCAAAAACACTTTTTGTTTTTGGAACGGGGGTGGGTCGCACCACAATTTCTGCCGTCAATGGGGAAGGGCATCCAGTTGGGCAGTATGATATAGTTGTCAATCCTTCTCAGTATGCGGCGCACCAGGTAAAAGAAATTGCGACGCAATCTTCGGGGGTCAATTATGGATCTCGTGCGGGTCAGAACGGCCTGGACCTTACGGGTAATGCACCAAATCCGGAAAATGGAGAACGTGCGTGGGAGATGGCTAAGGATCAGGCTGGTAAAGCTGATGTTTACGATCATGTAAGATTAAAAGACTCCACTCAGGTCAATTTACAAGTGCAGATTGTAGAAATGTCGAGGCAGCTTGTAAGAGAAATCGGTGTTGAATGGCAAAATATGAACGCTTTGGGGACAAGTGCTGTCATCGGACTTGCAACTAAAAATCCGCTGGCGGCACTAGCGTCAAGTCAAAGTAGCTTTGCTTTTCTGTCACGATTTAAAATTGGTGGAAAGCAAACTACTTTAGAAACAATCATTGATGCTCTTGCTCAGGATCAGTTGGTGCACATGTTGGCTGAACCTAATCTGACGACTTCCAGTGGGGAGCCTGCTAGCTTTCTCGTGGGTGGTGAATATCCGATACCAATTTCATCTTACAATAACACAGTTTCTGTTCAGTTTAAGCAGTACGGTATTTCTTTGTCGTTTGTTCCTACAGTCCTGTCGGGCGGACGAATAAACCTTCATGTAAGGCCGGAAGTCAGCCAGCTTTCAAGCAATGGCGCTGTATCGTTTGGTGAGGGTAATGCAAGCATAAGCATCCCTGCAATAACAGTTAGCAGAGCTGATACGACCATAGAATTGGGTAGCGGACAAAGCTTTGCGATTGCAGGACTTTTTCAGGATAACACAACGACACAAGGGCTTGGACTGCCGGGACTTGGCGATATCCCGATATTGGGTGCTTTGTTTAAATCGAACAGTTTTCAGCATAACCAAAGCGAATTGGTCATTATTGTTACTCCTTATATTGTAAAGCCTGTTTCCAACCCTGACCTTCTTTCAAAACCAAATGATCACTGGTCTGCTCCGGATGACTATCAAAGAGTGTTCCAAATGAGCCAGACAGGTGGGAGGCGAAAAGGTATTGAAAAAAATGCGGGTAACAAAGCTGAAGAAAGAATTCCTTCAGATGTCGGGTTTATGGTAGATTGA
- a CDS encoding AAA family ATPase, which produces MSQFKSIDHGHSFEGALKKSSSEFSIQGFVSDVASENVLREVLDEFHPGKFSLACLSCSLAAVKLSRGISPDILIIDVSGEDQPITSLVELSNVLEPDVKVLVIGDRQDANFYRQLTRGLGVAEYLYKPLNRSMVSRFFGPFLNEDEYTPEATRGGRVLGFVGARGGVGTTTIAANFSWYLGEVARRHSLIIDGDLYTGALSILMGVKTDSGLRTAFETPQRVDELFIERSAQKIGERCDILSSQADMSEIISISKSGPSHLIDVVKKKYNYISIDIPKGFGEISRNMMDLCEQKIIIIDPSLASLRDVLRYIAYQKNSKYGSRPLVVLNKLGQPGSLSLKEVTDVLGRPPDVVVPFLPRVINECEISGYPAARLKNAFSSAISVLVQEAASVAMETKKSKVGKIRNKIEDIFVRWQS; this is translated from the coding sequence ATGAGTCAGTTTAAATCGATTGATCACGGGCATTCATTCGAAGGAGCTCTTAAGAAAAGTTCTTCAGAGTTTAGTATTCAAGGTTTTGTTTCTGATGTTGCTAGTGAAAATGTGTTGAGAGAGGTATTGGATGAATTTCATCCTGGAAAATTTTCTCTTGCATGTCTCTCGTGCTCTCTTGCCGCTGTAAAATTAAGTCGCGGTATTTCTCCAGACATTTTAATTATTGATGTTTCTGGAGAAGATCAGCCAATTACATCTTTGGTTGAACTTTCAAATGTCCTCGAACCTGATGTAAAAGTCCTTGTTATTGGTGATAGGCAGGATGCAAATTTTTATAGGCAGTTAACCAGAGGTCTAGGGGTAGCTGAGTATTTATATAAACCCCTCAATAGATCAATGGTCTCTAGATTTTTTGGACCATTTTTAAATGAGGACGAATATACGCCAGAAGCTACTCGTGGAGGTAGGGTTCTGGGTTTTGTCGGGGCAAGGGGAGGAGTTGGCACGACAACAATCGCAGCTAATTTCTCATGGTATTTAGGTGAAGTTGCAAGACGTCACAGTCTTATTATAGATGGTGATTTGTATACTGGAGCTCTATCTATTCTTATGGGTGTCAAAACTGATAGTGGACTTCGTACTGCATTTGAAACACCACAACGTGTGGACGAATTGTTTATTGAAAGAAGTGCGCAAAAAATTGGAGAAAGATGTGATATTCTGAGTAGTCAGGCTGATATGTCAGAAATTATTTCAATTTCAAAAAGTGGTCCGAGTCATCTTATCGATGTAGTGAAGAAGAAATATAATTATATATCAATAGATATACCAAAAGGATTTGGAGAAATTTCTAGAAATATGATGGATTTGTGTGAACAAAAAATCATAATTATAGACCCTTCTCTCGCTTCATTACGAGATGTTCTAAGATACATAGCTTATCAAAAAAATAGTAAATATGGATCGAGACCTTTAGTTGTTCTGAATAAACTCGGACAACCGGGCTCTCTCTCTCTTAAAGAAGTTACGGATGTATTAGGCCGTCCTCCTGATGTAGTTGTTCCATTTTTACCAAGAGTTATTAATGAATGCGAAATATCTGGATACCCGGCAGCTCGCTTAAAAAATGCATTTAGCTCTGCCATATCAGTTTTAGTACAAGAGGCTGCATCAGTAGCAATGGAAACAAAAAAAAGTAAAGTTGGAAAAATAAGAAATAAAATAGAAGATATTTTTGTGAGGTGGCAGTCATGA
- a CDS encoding CpaF family protein yields the protein MSLSPRFGKVSSQIPTYVGKGDDSFNVQHREIIGQWAELHGLCLERLDPVAVSKLPPERLIPEIERVVDETATEKRIQLNAREQKILANELVNDINGLGPIQPLLDDDRITDIMVNGPYKIFVEKSGKLVDSGAQFRDRRHLMAVSQRIASAIGRRIDESSPTVDARLEDGSRVNIVFPPLALDGPYLSIRKFSRKKIDFKKLVENGSCSVQLAKILEIASRIRLNVIVSGGTGSGKTTLMNAMSRLIDPSERIITVEDAAELQFQQPHVVRLETRPPSIEGTGEITQRDLVRNALRMRPDRIIIGEVRGPEAFDMLQAMNTGHDGSMSTIHANTTRDAITRIENMVQMGNFGLPTSSIKAQIVGAVDLIIQIERQRDGVRRIVQVTDVSGIEGEVVTLNDIISFHIDGENFNGKINGHYAVSRSRPSFYKTLVYYQLDHVWSGIFED from the coding sequence ATGAGTTTAAGTCCACGTTTTGGGAAAGTGTCATCGCAAATTCCTACGTACGTTGGAAAAGGTGATGACAGCTTCAATGTCCAGCATAGAGAAATAATTGGTCAATGGGCTGAATTGCATGGATTGTGCTTGGAGAGATTGGATCCAGTCGCGGTCTCTAAATTGCCTCCTGAGCGGCTTATTCCGGAAATTGAACGTGTAGTTGATGAGACTGCAACAGAAAAAAGAATTCAGCTTAATGCCCGTGAACAAAAAATTTTGGCAAATGAACTTGTAAATGATATAAATGGTCTTGGTCCTATTCAACCACTTTTGGATGATGATCGTATCACTGATATTATGGTTAATGGTCCATATAAAATATTTGTTGAGAAATCAGGAAAACTGGTTGATTCAGGAGCGCAGTTTAGAGATAGACGGCATTTAATGGCTGTAAGCCAAAGAATTGCATCTGCTATTGGAAGAAGAATTGATGAATCAAGCCCAACAGTTGATGCGCGTTTGGAAGATGGTTCTCGAGTAAATATAGTTTTTCCCCCATTGGCTCTTGATGGGCCTTATTTGTCTATACGAAAATTTTCAAGAAAGAAGATAGACTTTAAGAAATTGGTTGAAAACGGTAGTTGTTCTGTCCAGTTGGCTAAAATATTAGAGATCGCTTCTCGTATACGATTGAATGTAATTGTATCGGGTGGAACTGGTTCTGGAAAAACAACTTTAATGAACGCAATGTCTAGGTTGATAGACCCAAGTGAGCGAATAATTACTGTTGAAGATGCGGCAGAATTACAGTTTCAGCAGCCACATGTTGTTCGGCTAGAGACGCGACCCCCATCCATTGAGGGAACTGGTGAAATAACTCAAAGGGATTTAGTGCGTAATGCATTACGTATGAGACCCGATCGAATTATTATTGGAGAAGTGCGTGGCCCTGAAGCATTTGATATGCTGCAAGCTATGAATACTGGTCATGATGGAAGTATGTCCACAATTCATGCGAACACAACAAGAGATGCAATAACTAGAATAGAAAATATGGTACAGATGGGTAATTTTGGATTGCCGACATCTTCCATAAAAGCTCAGATTGTGGGTGCTGTTGATCTAATAATTCAAATAGAACGGCAACGTGATGGTGTAAGGCGGATTGTACAAGTTACAGATGTCTCTGGTATTGAAGGTGAAGTTGTTACTTTAAATGATATTATATCATTTCATATTGACGGTGAAAACTTTAATGGAAAAATAAACGGGCATTATGCGGTGTCCAGGTCAAGACCAAGTTTTTATAAGACTCTGGTATATTATCAACTTGATCATGTGTGGTCTGGAATATTTGAGGATTAA
- a CDS encoding type II secretion system F family protein: protein MHILNEIYFYIFIVLICNLLVVFGFFNQKKLDNYISKRFDDVLDCGKNIDFYINNNPKIITNKVISKTYYDYIFNFLFGFDKNADICSFYEFKKYLLFSFSLFFLSFVVLSSYISFNFVFCFLFFIIWIVFVRFYFMRKTNKYKKNLIEQLPDAVFMMARSLKIGVSLSRTLELISRQSPEPTKSLFEDVVKKISVGKEFSEVLDELSIKAGVNEYKFFSIITKLQNRTGGGLADILDGFGQNIRKRISTRKKAIALASEARMSCYVLSALPLFMAAVLSIMNPQYISVLYKTDAGLKLLYIAIFLFLFGISSMFLVTKYTLR from the coding sequence ATGCATATTCTTAACGAAATTTATTTTTATATTTTTATTGTACTTATATGTAATTTATTAGTCGTGTTTGGTTTTTTTAATCAAAAAAAATTAGACAACTATATAAGTAAAAGATTTGATGATGTTCTGGATTGTGGAAAAAATATAGATTTTTATATAAATAATAATCCAAAGATTATAACAAATAAAGTTATATCAAAAACATATTATGATTATATATTTAATTTTTTATTTGGATTTGATAAAAATGCAGATATTTGTTCTTTTTATGAATTTAAAAAATATCTTTTATTTTCTTTTTCTTTGTTTTTTTTGTCGTTTGTTGTTTTGTCTTCTTATATTTCATTTAATTTTGTTTTTTGCTTTTTATTCTTTATTATTTGGATAGTATTTGTTAGATTTTATTTTATGCGAAAAACAAATAAATATAAAAAGAATCTTATTGAGCAATTACCAGATGCTGTTTTTATGATGGCTAGAAGTTTAAAAATTGGAGTTTCATTATCTCGCACTCTTGAATTGATATCTAGGCAATCACCCGAACCAACTAAATCTTTATTTGAAGATGTTGTAAAAAAAATATCTGTTGGCAAAGAGTTTAGTGAAGTATTGGATGAATTGTCGATTAAAGCTGGAGTTAATGAATATAAATTTTTTTCAATTATTACAAAATTACAAAATAGAACTGGTGGAGGACTCGCGGACATTTTGGATGGCTTTGGACAAAATATTAGAAAGAGAATTTCAACAAGAAAGAAAGCAATTGCATTGGCTTCTGAGGCACGTATGAGTTGTTATGTTTTGTCAGCTTTGCCGTTGTTTATGGCTGCAGTATTAAGTATAATGAATCCTCAATATATTTCAGTTTTATATAAAACAGATGCCGGGTTGAAGCTTTTGTATATCGCGATATTTCTGTTTTTGTTTGGTATATCTTCGATGTTTCTGGTCACAAAATACACTTTGAGGTGA